A single Aspergillus chevalieri M1 DNA, chromosome 3, nearly complete sequence DNA region contains:
- the SGF29 gene encoding SAGA-associated factor 29 family protein (BUSCO:EOG09263817;~COG:S;~EggNog:ENOG410PK50;~InterPro:IPR010750,IPR037802;~PFAM:PF07039;~go_component: GO:0000124 - SAGA complex [Evidence IEA]) has translation MASTNHIITWPMKRLPPNNKLANSAKKAASDIIGQGSRQPGGQPPSQEQLPDNTRFLDQYQTQTLSPNQRQQHCKQPGGQAPDSQKQFTPASERQAKKPRPHSQRQGAARGTRSAASQEIVSAFEWEALKLEKEPQPPTLVASAGNGKKARRSTAKAMSRNRPRGPPLLRDNGLAANEETDMWNKILQDLRKSKEKNDKQRSLAEQIAALNERMGKEIGKTTLNDHDELDNLLRQMAKLCEEERAILLDEPSDVVKNLGLLTALRQASEAEAPLNRAVSLSKSRKKRNELDGSSTESPGPTGPSVSDKASRIKGAVPRSGSVSSTQTRDNREVRDNVAVKIEEGTESTKGTIAERSGHLVIGAEVVFKHNKNKQGVEGEGIQCIIKNIAGEGHKKRYDVQDPEPNENGEQGAVYKTTAASLIPIPHIGSALPPFSPGKQVLARYPDTTTFYRAEVTGSRKDVYRLKFEGEEDDKEMEVDKRFVLEIPGK, from the exons ATGGCCTCGACCAATCACATCATCACCTGGCCCATGAAGCGCCTACCGCCCAATAACAAATTGGCTAATAGTGCCAAGAAGGCGGCAAGCGACATCATTGGCCAGGGTAGCCGCCAGCCTGGGGgtcaaccgccatcccaaGAACAACTGCCGGACAATACGCGGTTTCTGGATCAATATCAAACTCAGACATTGAGCCCGAACCAGCGGCAACAGCATTGCAAACAGCCCGGCGGACAAGCGCCCGATTCGCAAAAGCAATTTACGCCTGCATCAGAGCGTCAGGCTAAGAAACCCCGTCCGCATAGTCAGAGACAGGGGGCAGCCCGTGGAACACGCAGCGCTGCAAGTCAGGAGATTGTGTCCGCTTTTGAGTGGGAGGCGCTGAAACTTGAAAAGGAGCCGCAGCCTCCAACCCTCGTTGCAAGCGCCGGAAACGGCAAAAAGGCGAGACGGTCAACGGCCAAGGCCATGTCACGGAATCGTCCCCGAGGGCCCCCATTGCTTCGGGATAATGGGCTGGCGGCGAATGAGGAAACTGACATGTGGAACAAGATTCTGCAGGATTTGAGAAAGtccaaagagaaaaatgatAAGCAAAGATCTCTGGCAGAACAGATTGCGGCTCTTAATGAAAGGATGGGCAAAGAGATAGGCA AGACCACTCTCAATGACCATGACGAACTGGACAATCTGCTTCGACAGATGGCCAAACTAtgtgaagaagagagagcaATTCTGCTAGACGAACCCAGTGACGTGGTCAAAAACTTGGGACTTCTCACTGCCCTACGCCAGGCCTCGGAGGCGGAGGCACCGCTCAACCGGGCCGTATCTCTTTCCAAGTCGCGCAAGAAGCGAAATGAACTGGACGGGTCATCTACAGAATCTCCCGGGCCCACCGGTCCGTCTGTGTCGGACAAGGCCAGCCGCATCAAGGGCGCTGTTCCACGTAGCGGTAGCGTATCCAGTACTCAGACCCGCGATAATCGTGAAGTCCGAGACAATGTGGCTGTTAAGATTGAAGAAGGGACAGAAAGCACCAAGGGCACCATTGCAGAACGTAGTGGTCACTTAGTGATTGGTGCTGAAGTTGTTTTTAAGCATAACAAAAACAAGCAAGGTGTCGAAGGAGAAGGGATACAATGCATCATCAAGAATATCGCTGGTGAAGGACACAAGAAAAG GTATGATGTTCAGGACCCCGAACCGAACGAGAATGGCGAACAAGGCGCTGTCTATAAAACAACAGCAGCCTCTCTAATTCCAATCCCACATATCGGATCCGCCTTGCCTCCATTTTCGCCAGGGAAGCAAGTATTGGCCCGATATCCCGATACGACTACGTTTTACCGCGCGGAAGTCACGGGATCGAGGAAAGATGTCTATCGTCTCAAGTTTGAGGGTGAGGAAGATGACAAGGAGATGGAAGTGGACAAACGCTTTGTCCTAGAGATTCCTGGGAAGTGA
- the RIB1 gene encoding GTP cyclohydrolase II (BUSCO:EOG09261UWT;~COG:H;~EggNog:ENOG410PG5G;~InterPro:IPR036144,IPR032677,IPR000926;~PFAM:PF00925;~go_function: GO:0003935 - GTP cyclohydrolase II activity [Evidence IEA];~go_process: GO:0009231 - riboflavin biosynthetic process [Evidence IEA]), protein MADVPSHVSPFLSPQSLRPTSSSEAVNGIDSFRPVLPGAESGNKRPDLPQDRASPASSTEHDHVDMTPGVPASLLSPSFTPPATPGGTVNSTQLFQQSRQLPSNGLTSMHMHAKHPKLLPRLPHVECIVRARIPTTTGTEMFLHLYHNDIDNKEHLAIVFGNNIRSRSLDQVRPGETEMDRMIRGAYVGRLHPGRVSSWYDPEHATAAECATDVADDSSESGSSPPPSSASSTSPAALQSSLSQAPLVRIHSECYTGETAWSARCDCGEQLDEAARLMSLPIDTLSELATQRGLSVPSNASGGVIIYLRQEGRGIGLGEKLKAYNLQDLGSDTVEANLFLRHPADGRSYGLATAMLADLGLGVDSNPHGIRLLTNNPDKVRAVEGPNREVVVKERVAMIPLAWSTGGKTGIKSTEVEGYLQTKIAKMGHMIR, encoded by the exons ATGGCCGACGTACCTTCTCACGTTTCTCCCTTTCTCTCTCCGCAATCACTTCGGCCTACTTCTTCAAGTGAAGCGGTCAATGGCATCGATTCCTTCCGTCCCGTCCTGCCCGGTGCGGAGTCGGGTAATAAGAGACCCGACCTACCCCAAGACCGAGCCAGCCCTGCTAGTAGCACAGAACATGACCATGTCGATATGACCCCTGGGGTACCTGCATCCTTGCTCTCGCCATCTTTTACGCCGCCCGCTACTCCCGGAGGTACCGTGAACTCGACGCAACTCTTCCAGCAAAGTCGCCAACTCCCCAGCAACGGATTGACGAGCATGCATATGCATGCAAAACACCCGAAGCTTCTTCCCCGGCTTCCCCATGTCGAGTGTATTGTTCGCGCCCGGATCCCCACCACCACTGGGACTGAGATGTTCCTCCATCTGTACCATAATGACATTGACAACAAAGAGCATCTGGCAATTGTGTTTGGGAACAACATCCGGAGTCGAAGCTTGGATCAAGTTCGTCCGGGAGAGACGGAAATGGACCGGATGATCCGCGGTGCATATGTCGGCCGCCTGCATCCGGGCCGTGTAAGCAGCTGGTATGACCCTGAGCACGCAACAGCGGCGGAGTGTGCAACCGACGTTGCGGATGATTCATCGGAATCGGGATCGTCTCCACCTCCATCGTCGGCATCGTCGACTTCGCCAGCGGCTTTGCAGAGCAGCCTCAGCCAGGCACCGTTAGTGAGAATCCATTCGGAATGTTACACGGGCGAAACAGCCTGGTCGGCACGTTGCGACTGCGGTGAGCAATTGGATGAGGCCGCGCGCTTAATGTCCCTTCCTATCGACACGTTATCCGAGCTCGCGACGCAACGGGGCCTGTCTGTGCCATCCAATGCCTCTGGCGGCGTTATCATTTATCTACGGCAAGAAGGCCGTGGAATCGGTCTTGGCGAGAAACTCAAAGCCTATAATCTTCAGGATCTGGGATCCGACACTGTAGAGGCGAACCTGTTTCTACGTCACCCCGCCGATGGACGAAGCTACGGCTTGGCTACTGCCATGTTGGCTGACCTGGGCCTGGGGGTGGACTCCAACCCTCATGGAATCAGACTGCTTACGAACAACCCGGACAAGGTCCGGGCTGTCGAGGGTCCCAACAGAGAAGTGGTGGTCAAGGAGAGAGTAGCAATGATTCCTCTGGCATGGAGTACCGGCGGGAAGACAGGCATTAAGAGCACAGAGGTTGAGGGTTATCTTCAGACAAAG ATTGCAAAGATGGGCCATATGATTCGATAA
- a CDS encoding uncharacterized protein (COG:S;~EggNog:ENOG410PIKQ;~InterPro:IPR021833;~PFAM:PF11905) yields MATPGPPVDKEEAAPASTPNESSSSNAIPEPLSNDASRPQSTVPPALATNPSADSVKLEDSPAPSRLESAEAETPQADNDSRKRPATAGRKRKLNSISARGVANLTPDQLAKKRANDRQAQRAIRERTKSHIDALEQQVRDLSSQKPILDLQAALKRNEAIQEENRELRQRLQAVMDIIQPMMGKREPTSNGPTAAPNIQTQLVPPPSNPSPPLDNNRFTPNSQKSAMADQSYPESLASLGTPSPTPTLGGARRSSADGNASFRIALDYQRHNLTHGLDFGADERLGFNFLVDPSKTVPKVDNFRSPAQVNQLPIYAPPVNAMTEQPPPAYLTPVRNSAPTCTLDAILLDFLHTRQQEAAQGVPKQNLVGPPYPSVSSLLNPEKSMYSHPVSKVFTDILRTFPNIAALPEQVAVLYLMFLIMRWQIYPTAENYDRLPDWLTPRPSQLITPHPPWIDYLPWPRMRDRLVMRHAEYQFENWFVPFTETLSVNWPYEATDCLLSTNECDELLVNPVFERHFRNLGNWSLGPAFAEAYPEMVETTKIKAPWRAP; encoded by the exons ATGGCTACCCCCGGACCTCCTGTGGACAAAGAGGAGGCGGCTCCAGCTTCCACCCCAAACGAGTCTTCATCATCCAATGCGATTCCCGAACCTCTAAGCAATGACGCGAGTCGACCCCAATCAACAGTGCCTCCAGCACTAGCCACAAACCCCAGCGCAGACTCCGTGAAACTCGAAGACTCCCCGGCTCCGTCCCGACTCGAGTCCGCCGAAGCAGAGACCCCCCAAGCCGACAATGACAGCAGAAAAAGGCCAGCAACAGCCGGGCGCAAGCGCAAGCTGAACAGTATTTCTGCTCGCGGCGTGGCGAACCTCACTCCTGATCAGTTGGCGAAGAAGCGTGCCAATGACCGACAAGCGCAGCGGGCCATCAGGGAACGGACCAAGTCACATATTGATGCTCTGGAGCAGCAGGTGCGCGATTTGTCGTCGCAGAAGCCGATCTTGGATTTGCAGGCGGCATTGAAGAGGAATGAGGCAATACAAGAAGAGAATAGAGAGTTACGACAGAGGTTACAGGCTGTGATGGATATTATCCAGCCGATGATGGGGAAACGGGAACCTACATCAA ACGGTCCAACAGCTGCTCCCAACATCCAAACCCAACTCGTCCCGCCTCCGTCGAATCCATCGCCACCCCTAGATAACAATCGATTCACTCCCAACAGCCAGAAGTCAGCCATGGCGGATCAATCGTATCCAGAATCGCTCGCAAGCTTAGGAACACCGTCGCCAACGCCCACGCTGGGCGGTGCTCGCAGGAGCAGCGCTGACGGGAACGCTTCGTTTCGCATTGCTCTCGACTATCAACGACATAATCTGACACATGGGCTTGATTTTGGGGCGGATGAACGACTGGGATTCAACTTCTTGGTCGACCCTTCGAAGACAGTCCCGAAGGTGGACAATTTCAGATCGCCTGCGCAAGTGAATCAACTTCCGATCTACGCGCCACCGGTCAATGCTATGACTGAACAACCTCCTCCCGCCTATTTGACACCGGTCAGAAACTCTGCACCTACATGTACACTAGACGCCATCTTGTTGGATTTCCTTCATACTCGACAGCAAGAGGCAGCTCAGGGCGTACCTAAACAGAATTTGGTTGGGCCTCCATACCCCAGCGTGTCCTCGCTACTGAATCCGGAGAAAAGCATGTACTCCCATCCAGTTTCGAAAGTGTTCACCGATATCCTACGGACGTTCCCTAATATCGCGGCACTCCCGGAACAAGTTGCCGTCCTGTACTTGATGTTCCTCATAATGCGGTGGCAGATCTACCCAACGGCAGAGAACTACGATCGATTGCCCGACTGGCTCACGCCTCGACCGTCGCAGCTTATCACGCCGCACCCTCCCTGGATAGATTACCTGCCATGGCCGCGGATGCGCGATCGTCTCGTGATGCGGCACGCGGAATATCAATTCGAGAACTGGTTTGTGCCATTCACGGAGACATTGTCGGTGAATTGGCCATACGAAGCTACAGACTGTTTACTGTCGACTAATGAATGCGATGAGCTACTCGTTAACCCAGTGTTTGAGAGGCATTTCCGCAATCTGGGGAATTGGTCTTTGGGACCTGCGTTTGCGGAGGCGTATCCGGAGATGGTTGAGACGACTAAGATTAAGGCTCCGTGGCGGGCGCCATGA
- a CDS encoding NAD(P)-dependent oxidoreductase (COG:I;~EggNog:ENOG410PKCT;~InterPro:IPR029154,IPR015815,IPR036291,IPR006115, IPR008927,IPR013328;~PFAM:PF03446,PF14833;~go_function: GO:0016491 - oxidoreductase activity [Evidence IEA];~go_function: GO:0050661 - NADP binding [Evidence IEA];~go_function: GO:0051287 - NAD binding [Evidence IEA];~go_process: GO:0055114 - oxidation-reduction process [Evidence IEA]) has product MTRIGWYGLGSMGLAMATNLQRHLVTKKVPGMIYSNRTMARGNPLQALGGTPETSFEKVVGQCGIIFTMISNDAVLSNLVSTAINSGQSLRDKIFVDCSTVHPQTVGLTVSKLKEKQASFLSAPVFGGNPIAVDGKLVFAIGGPNDAVRVVKPLIQDVMGRRVIECGEDATKAALLKIAGNIVTVNMMEAVGEAQVFAERTGLGTGPMEELIGEAFGPVAGGYSKRLTTGAYAPPLDSRPGFGVSLSIKDANHALTMAKDHNVELPALQLAQGNMEAAREYGGECLDSSSMYGVLRQKAGMEFWNEKSRKGGS; this is encoded by the exons ATGACCCGAATCGGCTGG TACGGCCTCGGCTCCATGGGCCTAGCAATGGCGACCAACCTCCAACGCCATCTCGTCACCAAAAAAGTCCCCGGAATGATCTATTCCAACCGCACAATGGCACGGGGCAACCCCTTGCAAGCACTGGGCGGTACTCCCGAGACCAGCTTCGAAAAAGTCGTCGGACAGTGCGGGATCATCTTCACCATGATCTCGAACGACGCCGTGCTGAGCAACCTGGTCTCCACTGCTATTAATTCCGGACAGTCTCTTCGCGACaagatcttcgtcgactGCTCCACTGTCCACCCGCAAACAGTGGGATTGACCGTGTCCAAGCTGAAGGAGAAGCAGGCGTCGTTTTTGTCGGCTCCGGTGTTTGGGGGGAATCCGATTGCTGTGGATGGGAAATTGGTTTTTGCGATTGGTGGGCCGAACGATGCTGTTAGGGTGGTGAAGCCGTTGATTCAGGATGTTATGGGGAGGAGGGTTATTGAGTGTGGGGAGGATGCTACTAAGGCTGCGTTGTTGAAGATTGCGGG AAACATTGTCACCGTCAACATGATGGAAGCTGTTGGTGAAGCGCAGGTCTTCGCTGAACGTACCGGCCTCGGAACGGGTCCCATGGAGGAACTCATCGGGGAGGCCTTTGGCCCCGTTGCTGGCGGTTACTCCAAGAG ATTGACAACCGGCGCCTACGCACCCCCACTCGACTCCCGTCCCGGCTTCGGCGTGTCTTTGTCCATCAAAGACGCAAACCACGCCTTGACCATGGCCAAGGATCACAACGTCGAACTCCCTGCTCTCCAACTTGCCCAGGGGAACATGGAAGCTGCCAGGGAGTACGGCGGCGAGTGTCTGGATAGCAGCTCCATGTATGGTGTTCTGCGTCAGAAAGCGGGAATGGAATTTTGGAACGAGAAGAGTAGAAAGGGAGGGTCTTGA
- the ARP2_2 gene encoding actin-related protein 2 (BUSCO:EOG09262MEK;~COG:Z;~EggNog:ENOG410PH2T;~InterPro:IPR020902,IPR004000,IPR043129;~PFAM:PF00022), whose product MADMPIVLDGGTGFLKVGYAAQNFPEHQFPSIVGRPILRTEEQAGDIVVKDIMCGDEAAAARSMLQISYPMENGIVKKWDDMQHLWNYTFYDKMNIDPTGRKILLTEPPMNPLKNRERMAEIMLEGYNFGGVYVAIQAVLALYAQGLSSGVVVDSGDGVTHIIPVYESTVLNHHIRRLDVAGRDVTRNLIALLLRRGYALNRTADFETVRQIKEKLCYVSYDLELDKQLSEDTTVLVESYTLPDGRVIRVGSERFEAPECLFQPHLVDVDQPGIAEMLFNTIQGADVDVRSSLYRAIVLSGGSSMYPGLPSRLEKEVKQLWLTRVLQGDPERLNKFKVRIEDPPRRRHMVFLGGAVLANLIADKEDMWVTKAEWQEQGARALEKLGPR is encoded by the exons ATGGCGGACATGCCCATTG TCCTCGACGGAGGAACTGGTTTCCTCAAGGTCGGGTATGCTGCACAG AACTTCCCAGAGCACCAGTTCCCCTCGATAGTGGGGCGGCCCATACTCCGGACGGAGGAACAGGCTGGCGACATCGTCGTCAAGGATATCATGTGCGGAGATGAAGCAGCCGCCGCCAGATCCATGCTCCAAATCAGTTATCCT ATGGAAAATGGTATCGTCAAGAAATGGGATGACATGCAACACCTATGGAACTACACCTTCTACGATAAGATGAACATCGATCCCACGGGTCGCAAGATCCTCCTTACCGAACCTCCTATgaatcccttgaagaacCGGGAACGGATGGCCGAGATCATGCTGGAGGGATACAACTTTGGGGGTGTTTATGTGGCGATTCAAGCGGTGCTGGCACTGTACGCTCAAG GTCTTAGCAGTGGTGTGGTCGTTGATTCCGGTGATGGTGTCACCCACATTATCCCCGTTTACGAATCCACAGTCCTGAACCACCATATCCGCCGTTTGGACGTTGCTGGTCGCGACGTTACCCGGAACCTGATCGCCCTACTCCTCCGCCGTGGATACGCCCTGAACCGTACGGCAGATTTCGAGACGGTGCGCCAGATCAAGGAGAAGCTTTGCTACGTTTCTTACGACCTGGAGTTGGACAAGCAACTCTCCGAAGATACCACCGTCCTGGTCGAGTCGTACACCCTTCCCGACGGTCGAGTTATTCGGGTAGGAAGCGAGCGCTTTGAAGCCCCTGAATGTCTCTTCCAGCCTCACCTGGTCGACGTCGACCAACCCGGAATTGCCGAGATGCTCTTCAACACTATCCAGGGTGCTGATGTGGACGTGCGTTCTAGTCTGTACAGGGCAATTGTGCTCAGTGGTGGTAGCAGCATGTACCCCGGTCTGCCGTCGCGGTTGGAGAAAGAAGTGAAGCAGCTGTGGCTTACGCGGGTGCTGCAGGGGGACCCAGAGAGATTGAAC AAATTCAAGGTCCGCATCGAAGACCCTCCTCGACGGAGACACATGGTCTTCCTGGGTGGTGCTGTTCTGGCCAACCTGATTGCCGACAAGGAGGACATGTGGGTGACCAAGGCAGAATGGCAGGAACAGGGTGCTCGAGCTTTGGAGAAGCTCGGTCCCAGATAA
- a CDS encoding uncharacterized protein (COG:S;~EggNog:ENOG410PJMY;~InterPro:IPR000620,IPR026505;~PFAM:PF00892;~TransMembrane:10 (i92-116o128-147i192-213o225-242i251-268o288-308i329-348o368-389i396-415o421-444i);~go_component: GO:0016020 - membrane [Evidence IEA];~go_component: GO:0016021 - integral component of membrane [Evidence IEA]) has product MDSDRSHLLSSGDNAGPAHDHDSDDEMVTSRPPSYRPVDGHSHHPLLKEERRGRSSNSSGHGDVEGRPMLHHASIRTESPGHEADMATRRKYIIAAIFLVLSLVSFVAQTEAAVYIQHDLKYDKPYLMLYLTHGSWIVIWPIQLVILRLQKRKLSWDAFWRRHVYQIRTTAMMAEFQELHPNPHYNRSIIPYLLRTTAFVTTALTIAGGSWYVAVNLTTASDLTAIYNCSAFFAYAFSIPILKDKLRWDKVLSVGVAIIGVLIVAYGPDEHEAKDTPDGTIGQAKDEAEHRLLGNVLIGIGSVLYGLYEVLYKRYACPPEGTNPVRSMIFANTFASLFASFTVFVLWIPLPILHVLGWERFEWPTGEVGWMVMVSIISNATFSGSFLVLISLTSPVLSSVAALLTIFLVAIVDWMRTGEPLSLASIIGGLLIIVAFFLLSWSSFREMREEQKKKSIEDEMDSDNDD; this is encoded by the exons ATGGATTCAGATCGCTCACATCTGTTGAGCTCAGGGGATAACGCAGGTCCCGCGCACGACCACGATTCTGACGACGAAATGGTTACCAGTCGCCCACCCTCATACCGCCCCGTCGACGGTCATTCGCATCACCCATTACTCAAGGAGGAGCGCCGCGGTCGATCATCCAATTCCAGTGGCCATGGCGACGTCGAAGGCAGGCCTATGCTGCACCATGCGTCCATTCGAACGGAAAGCCCAGGTCATGAAGCGGACATGGCTACTCGTCGGAAATATATCATCGCAGCGATATTCTTGGTCTTGAGTTTGGTTAGCTTCGTCGCGCAGACCGAGGCGGCGGTTTATATTCAGCATGATTTGAAATATGATAAGCCGTACCTTATGCT ATACCTTACGCACGGCTCCTGGATTGTCATTTGGCCAATTCAGCTCGTTATTCTCCGACTACAGAAACGGAAGCTCTCGTGGGATGCGTTCTGGCGACGTCATGTTTACCAGATCCGGACCACAGCGATGATGGCCGAATTTCAAGAACTACACCCCAATCCTCACTACAACCGATCTATCATTCCCTACCTGCTCAGAACAACGGCATTCGTCACCACTGCTCTTACCATCGCCGGCGGCTCATGGTACGTCGCAGTCAACCTGACTACGGCAAGCGATTTGACGGCGATCTACAACTGCTCTGCTTTCTTCGCATACGCCTTTTCTATCCCTATTTTGAAAGATAAATTGCGGTGGGACAAGGTGCTCTCGGTTGGAGTTGCGATTATTGGTGTTCTTATCGTCGCGTATGGCCCGGATGAGCATGAGGCGAAGGATACACCGGATGGCACGATTGGACAAGCGAAAGATGAGGCTGAGCACCGGCTGCTAGGCAATGTTCTCATTGGCATCGGAAGTGTGCTGTATGGCCTGTATGAAGTGCTGTATAAGCGATATGCGTGTCCCCCAGAGGGTACCAACCCGGTGCGCAGCATGATTTTTGCCAACACCTTTGCTAGTCTGTTTGCGAGCTTCACTGTGTTCGTTCTGTGGATTCCCTTGCCTATTTTGCACGTCTTGGGCTGGGAGAGATTCGAATGGCCCACAGGCGAGGTTGGCTGGATGGTCATGGTTTCTATCATTTCCAATGCTA CATTTTCCGGTTCTTTCTTGGTGCTCATTTCCCTCACATCGCCGGTTCTCTCTTCCGTTGCGGCTCTCCTCACTATCTTCCTTGTCGCAATTGTCGATTGGATGCGCACCGGAGAGCCCCTCTCCCTCGCTTCAATCATTGGTGGTCTTTTAATTATCGTCGCattcttccttctcagcTGGAGTTCATTTCGAGAGATGAgagaggagcagaagaagaaatctaTTGAGGATGAGATGGATTCTGATAATGACGACTAG
- a CDS encoding TDT family transporter (COG:P;~EggNog:ENOG410PI7D;~InterPro:IPR004695,IPR038665;~PFAM:PF03595;~TransMembrane:10 (i98-116o122-146i167-194o200-223i235-258o264-291i303-326o346-371i383-404o410-429i);~go_component: GO:0016021 - integral component of membrane [Evidence IEA];~go_process: GO:0055085 - transmembrane transport [Evidence IEA]) produces MGEDHILPISEEKELKVTPSRLTPPPSSLTVNSGNTVTVRDVHFALSNETLRDDYHADNRASWYQPEVTYEARVQSGQFNHGVKDPGWRRMVQNFTPSWFSVIMGTGIVSILLNILPYNGHWLRWISIVIFALNVFLFIAGCILSVTRYTMYPKTIKAVIFHPVQAMFLGAFPMGLATIVNMFCLVCVPAWGTWAADFGLALWCLDAAISVMCALSLPFSLMLSNKDTHLSTMTAVWLMPIVTCVVASGTGGIVAQVLPDSNQAFGVIIASYILWGIGVPLSLMVFVIYFQRLTIHKLPPKETIVSVFLPMGPLGSGAFSALKLGLTAKDTFAKTSFLLDKSVIPTVYAMGFMTALVFWAFGLVWLFFASASILRCKKFPFNIGWWGFTFPLGAYALATCQLGLEMDSSFFKVVGTILSLCVVILWMLVSVGTLRGTVSGKLLVDPALAEMRDKQERKRLSAYLR; encoded by the exons ATGGGTGAGGACCATATTTTGCCGATaagcgaggagaaggagctgAAAGTAACGCCTTCTCGCCTGACACCGCCGCCCTCCTCTCTCACTGTGAACAGTGGGAACACAGTCACCGTCAGAGACGTCCACTTCGCCCTCAGCAATGAGACATTACGAGATGATTACCATGCCGACAACAGGGCATCCTGGTACCAGCCAGAGGTGACTTATGAAGCTCGTGTCCAGTCGGGGCAGTTCAACCATGGGGTCAAAGACCCGGGATGGAGACGAATGGTTCAAAATTTCACACCTTC GTGGTTCTCCGTGATTATGGGAACTGGCATCGTTTCGATACTCCTCAACATCCTTCCTTACAATGGCCACTGGCTGAGATGGATCTCGATTGTGATCTTTGCTCTTAACGTCTTTCTTTTCATAGCTGGATGCATACTCAGCGTAACCCGATACACCATGTATCCCAAAACGATCAAAGCTGTCATCTTCCATCCTGTGCAAGCGATGTTCCTTGGCGCTTTCCCGATGGGTCTCGCTACTATCGTCAACATGTTTTGTCTTGTGTGTGTGCCGGCTTGGGGAACATGGGCTGCAGACTTTGGATTGGCATTATGGTGTCTTGACGCTGCCATTTCGGTTATGTGCGCTCTGTCATTGCCATTTTCGCT CATGTTGTCCAACAAGGATACACACCTTTCGACCATGACAGCCGTTTGGCTCATGCCGATTGTCACTTGCGTCGTTGCTTCTGGGACTGGCGGCATTGTCGCCCAAGTTCTTCCGGACTCGAACCAAGCATTCGGGGTAATTATCGCAAGCTATATCCTATGGGGAATCGGAGTTCCTCTGTCATTAATGGTGTTTGTCATCTACTTCCAACGGCTCACGATCCATAAGCTTCCCCCGAAGGAGACCATTGTGAGCGTCTTCCTGCCAATGGGTCCTCTGGGATCTGGCGCTTTCTC CGCCTTGAAACTTGGACTTACTGCAAAAGACACATTCGCCAAGACTAGTTTCCTCCTCGATAAGTCTGTCATTCCCACTGTGTACGCCATGGGGTTTATGACCGCACTTGTCTTCTGGGCATTTGGATTGGTGTGGCTCTTCTTCGCATCCGCGTCGATTCTGCGATGCAAGAAGTTTCCCTTCAACATTGGTTGGTGGGGATTTACTTTCCCGCTGGGAGCATATGCCCTCGCCACCTGTCAGCTCGGATTGGAGATGGATTCTTCATTCTTCAAAGTCGTTGGAACG ATACTTTCACTGTGTGTCGTCATTCTTTGGATGCTTGTGTCTGTGGGCACGCTGAGAGGAACAGTATCTGGAAAGCTCCTTGTCGACCCTGCTCTGGCGGAGATGAGGGataaacaagaaagaaagaggctTTCAGCGTATTTGAGATAG